aaatgtgGATTCACATTCCCAGTCTTCGATGTACAATGTTCCCGTTGATAGTTTTTTGACTACGAATACCGAATtcgataataataacattaataCCGATACAGCCATTGAACCACTGACAGTTCATGACACTGACACTTTACTGGACACGATTAATGACACAGAAGTAGCCGCTACGTTACCTAAGGCATCTGATACACTGATTAATCAGTCGAAGTCTACTACTACGGCCGACTCAGTCTCTTCTTcaccatcatcatcatcaccaCCACCAATACTACCAGTCGCGACAGGTGCAACTATCGTTTTCCAACATCTTCTACTAGTTTAGTGGGGTAGACAATGTCTCTCGCTAACAGAAATAAAAGTGAGAGAGACAACTCTAACAATCCAGAAACTAATGAGAAGGATGACAAAAAACGAAAATATACACTAAACTTTATCAAAACAATAGAAAACGGACTACAAAATGTTCAACCTAATGCTATGGAAAAGTCTATAATGTACCACCCAGCCATAACCCATAACAAAAACCACTCACAAAGATCAAAGTTCATCCAAGCGTACAAAAAGTAACTACAATCACTACAAAATATGGGAACTTGGGATGGTGTACCTATCGATGAAAacacaataaataaatccAACATAATTAATActatgtttatatttacagTTAAACGAGACGGTACGCACAAGGCAAGACTGATAGCAAGAGGTGACCAACAACATTACAATACCTATAATAAGGACGAAAAATCTAACACTGTACACCATTATGCTCTTATGACGTGCTTATCACCGGCATTAGACAACAACCATGATGTTATCCAATTAGATGTATCGTCGGCATATCTGTATGTGGATTCAGATGAAGAACTATTCATTAGACCTCCTCCACATCTAACTATGCAAGGAAAGGTATTAGCGTTACGGAAATCACTTTGTGGTCTGAAACAATCAGGTGCTAATTGGTAGAagttaattaaaaaatccTTAATAGAAGACTGTGAAATGAAAGAAACAAGCGGTTGGCCATGTGTCTTTACAAAAAGAGTAAAGAAAAgtattgtaatattttacttGTTTGTAGATTATACGGTTATCACCACAAATGTCAGGAAGACCGAAtatgtaataatataattaattcaatCCAGCTTCAAGACAAAGATTATAAACGATGGAGCAGACCCATTAGTTAAATCATATGATATTCCAGATCTCGATATCgaatatatacaaaaatatatatatgtcaCTCGGTATGGAAAACGACATAGATTAGAAAATTAAGAACTTTAACATAGACCTGTCACCTATCCGAAGGGTGCCAGGGAATCCCAAGGAAATAATAATCAGAGAAGATCTAGAGGTAAATAAACTTGAAtacaagaaaaagattttaTGGATGTAACAAACCATTACATTGGCGTCATATATTGGTTACAAATTTTGGTTCGATATTTTGTATTGTGTAAATTGTCTAGCAAGACACACATTATATCCGTCTAAACAAGTAATTAGGTTCACTAAGGAATTGTTACAATTTCTTTGGCAAACAAGGTCTAAAAGATTGGTCTGGAATAAGCGAGATAAAACGGATGATGATGCAAACTATATCACTGGAATCGTTGACGCATCATTCGCTAAACAAGAAGAATACAACTCCCAATATGGAGCAGTCATACAATTGAACTCAAATATGATTGGTGCAGTATCTTGGAAGCTTAAACTAACGTGTGCTTCATCTACTGAAGCTGAATTATATGCTATATCCGAATCAATACCTAGAATTGCTAACCTCTCTCATCTAATAACTGAAATCTGTGGATATCAACCTACAAGGACAATTTATTCTGACAGTCAGTCTGGAATTGCTTCtataatatcaaaagaCGCTGGTATTCTAAAGAACAAATTTTACGGGATAAGATTATTGAAGATTATTGAGGAAACCAAGGATAATGGTATTAATATCGAATATGTTAATACTAAGGAGAATATTGCAAATATTCTAACTAAACCAGTTGAAACTAAGACTTTCAAGGAACTGACATGTGATTGGATTTCATAAGCTATTTCGTTATGGGGGGTATGTtggatataaaaattaatgaaaatatttgtatCCTGCCTAGTTTGATTTAGTGTTTGAACAAATGGGAT
The window above is part of the Tetrapisispora phaffii CBS 4417 chromosome 7, complete genome genome. Proteins encoded here:
- the TPHA0G00155 gene encoding Ty1/Copia family ribonuclease HI yields the protein MIGAVSWKLKLTCASSTEAELYAISESIPRIANLSHLITEICGYQPTRTIYSDSQSGIASIISKDAGILKNKFYGIRLLKIIEETKDNGINIEYVNTKENIANILTKPVETKTFKELTCDWIS